The genomic DNA TCCAATGGCAATGCTGACGGCCCATCGCATTTTGCATTGTTCGGATCCGGATGAGCTTCTAAGAATAGTCCTGCCAAACCTACTGCCATGCCCGCGCGTGCCAACTCGGTCACTTGTGCACGACGTCCACCGGAAGCTGCGCCAAATGGGTCGCGACATTGTAATGAATGAGTTACATCAAAAATGACCGGGCAACCTTTAGACACATTTTTCATCACGCTAAAGCCCAGCATATCTACTACTAAATTGTCGTAACCAAAGTTGGTACCGCGATCACATAAAATCACTTTATCGTTACCGCATTCTGCAATTTTTTCCACAATATTGCCCACTTGTCCCGGACTTAAAAATTGTGGTTTTTTCACATTAATTATAGCGCCAGTACGCGCCATAGCTTCCACTAAATCGGTTTGGCGAGCCAAAAATGCCGGCAGTTGAATAATATCCACCACCTCAGCTACCGGTTGGCATTGATAAATTTCATGCACGTCGGTAATGACTTTTACTCCGAAAGTTTGTTTTAACTCGGCGAAAATCTTTAAACCCTGCTCCATACCCGGGCCACGATAGGAATGAATGGAAGAACGATTCGCCTTATCAAAAGAAGCCTTAAACACATAAGGCACGCCCAATTTTTGCGTCACTTCCACATATGCTTCGCACACTCGTATGGCCATATCACGGCTTTCCAATACATTCATGCCGCCAAATAATACAAACGGCTTATCATTGGCAATTTGGATATCGCCTAATTGAATTAATTTATTTTGCATAAGTTTTCCTTATTTATCTGAAATGTTTGCCCAACGCCCTAGCGTAACACGCTCATTATTTCCATAATCCCGGCATGTTTCAACATCTTGCCATAAATTCATCTGAAAAATCGACCGCACTTTTTCGCCTTGTTGCCAACCATGTTCCAACAACAAATAGCCATTTTCCGTTAAATACTGTGGTGCATGTTCAATAATATGTCGTAAATCAGTATAACCGCCTTCCTCCGCCACCAAAGCAGACAAGGGTTCAAAACGTACATCGCCTTGATTTAAATGTTCATCGTTATTATCAATGTAAGGCGGATTACTCACGATTACATCAAATTGTCCCCTAACATTATCAAACCAGTGGCTTTGTAAAAAATGGACATTTAATTGATTTTTTTTCGCATTCGTTCTTGCCAACTCAACTATTTCAGGCAAGAAATCCACGCCGATAATATCAAGTTGAATCTGCTGTTTTTGTGTCACGAATTTTAATTCCGATGCCAACGCCAACGCGATCGCACCGGTTCCCGTACCAAGATCTAAAATGCGAAAAGAGGGTGAATGTTGATCGCACTTTTGTAGCTTTTCAATAGCAATCTCCACCGCTTTTTCCACCAAAACCTCCGTATCGGGGCGCGGAATTAGCGTTTTTTCCGACACTGCCAACGGCAACGACCAAAATTCTTTTTCACCAAGAAGATAAGCAATAGGTTCGCCTTTCAAACGGCGAGACAAAAGTGCGGTCAATTTTTCCAGTGTTTTTTTCTCCAATACTGTTTCGCCAAATGCCAAAATAAAGGCGCGGGATTTTTGTGTAGCGGATTGTAATAACACCAAGGCATCCACTCTGCCGTTTTCAGAGGAATTCGCCTGATTTAACGCTTGCGTGGCTTGTTGAAGCCATTGTTGATAATTCATTTTTTACGTGTCACTTTTTGCACAATAATCGAATTGGCGTAGGTAGTAGAAAATAGTGTTACTAGAAATGAGAATGGATTAAGCATACGGATGAGACTCCCCCCTTCACGCATAAGGTAATGGAAGGCTCCAATTTTCTTTCTCGTTTCGGCGTTCAATATAAATAATCCCATTATTCGCTTACCAATAGTCTGCCCATAACGAAAAATAAAAAACAATTGAAACACAAAGTAAGGAAAAACTGTAATCAAAATCCGAGAGACATCACCTTTATTATGAAAAAATATAGAAAAAATCATAAAAAGGTAAAACAGCAAAATATTAATCAATACCGCCAGTACTCGGCGCCAAAATGGCGCTTTTTCATAAACATAAGATTCAATGGGGTGAGAAATTTGATAAGCCGCTTTGGATTTTTGTAGCTTCGCTTCATTGGACTGTTTTTTATGGTTTTGTGCAAATTCTCTAGACGGGGAGATTGTTTTATCTCTCGGATTAAAAACCAATCCCCTTTCTGCATCCTTACGCTTGTTAGGCTCTTCTACTAACATATCGCAATATCGTTTAATTTTGTTCCGATAATGTAGCTAATTGATCCGCCTGATATTCGGTGATAATCGGCTGAATGAGTTCATCAATCTTTCCATTCATGACTTCATCCAAGCGATAAATTGTAAGGTTAATGCGATGATCGGTTACGCGGCCTTGCGGATAATTGTAAGTGCGGATTTTGTCGGAACGGTCACCCGAACCTAATAAATTGCGGCGGGTATCCGCTTGCTCTTGTGCCAATTTATCCTGTTCTTGCTGAACCAATCGGGAAGCTAACACGGACAACGCTTTGGCTTTGTTTTTATGTTGCGAACGTTCATCCTGACATTCCACCACCATGCCGGTAGGAATATGGGTAATACGCACGGCAGAGTCGGTTTTATTGATGTGCTGGCCACCCGCCCCGGATGCACGGTAGGTATCGATACGCAAATCTGACGGGTTAATTTCCGGCATTTCGGATTCCGGTAACTCAGGCATCACCGCAACGGTACAAGCAGAAGTATGAATACGCCCCTGTGATTCTGTTTTCGGCACACGTTGAACACGATGACCGCCTGATTCAAATTTTAATTGCCCATATACGCCATCACCGCTAACAAGCGCAATAATTTCTTTAAATCCACCCTGTTCGCTTTCATTTTCACTGAGCACTTCCACGCGCCAACGTTTGAGTTCGGCATAACGGCTGTACATACGGAAAAGATCGCCGGCAAAAATGCCTGCTTCATCACCGCCTGTCCCTGCGCGGATTTCTAAATAGCAGTTATATTCATCATTCGGATCTTTCGGTAATAATAAAATCTGTAATTGCTGTTCAACCTCTGTAAGTTCGGCTTCAGATTCTTCAATTTCCATTTGTGCCATTTCTTTCATTTCAGGATCATCCAGCAAAATTTTTGCTTCTTCAAGGTTAGAATTAAGTTGATTCCAACGATTAAAACATTTCACAACATCTTCAAGTTGTGAATATTCTTTGGAATAGGCTCTAAATTTATCTTGATCGCTAATGACAGAAGCATCACCCAATAACGCTTCTAACTCTTCATAACGCTCTTTTAAGCTCTCTAATTTGGTAATAATAGATGGTTTCATTGCTTAACCTTGGAAAAAATTGAAAAAGGAAAATTAAACTAAAAAATCGGGGCATTCTAGCACATAATAGGGATTTTGTTGAAGTTCACATAAAGAAAAAAGGCTTCCGAATTTTCGAAAGCCTTTCCTTTTTATGGACAAAAATTAAAGTGCAGATACATTCAAACGTGAACCACCAACGATACGCACACGCGCACCCGGCACAAGATTAGGTTCGGCTTTTTGCACTACCACAATTTCTTTGCCGTCATCTTTGCGGATAACCATTTCCAAACTACTCACTTGGCTGGCTTTTTCTTCTACTTTACTACCGATTACCGCGCCGGCAACCGCTCCAATAGCAGTGGCAAGCACTTGACCTGTACCACCGCCGATACCGGAAGCCGCAATACCACCGATGGCGCCACCACCAACAGTACCGATCACGCCTTGGTTATCTGCCTGAATTTTCACCGGACGAGTAGAAACAATCGTGCCGTAACTAATTGAACGCGCTTCTTTCGCTTGTTCGGAAGAATAAACGTTACCGCCATAAATATCTTGGTTAGCACAACCAACCATGCCCAATGCCATTAAAACGACAACTGCGATTTTTTTCATAAATGCTCCTTAAACGGTAAATGAAATTATCATGACTATATTAGCCCAAATTAAGTGAGGAATAAACCACCGACTTACACTACACAGCCCCAATAATTTGTTTTATGCTGTATGGATGAACTTTAATACAAATATGATTATGGTTCTGGTCCGAAAAACTGATGGCCACCGATAAATTGACCAGTTTTTCACCATCGGCTTTCGGTTCGCTCGTTTTGACTTTCAAACCTTCGAATTGGTTCCGCAAAAACAAATTTTTTATACGGGCTAACCATTCCGCCTCGGTTTCTCCGGTTAAAAACGGCACAACCACCTCAATATGTTCCCACGTTTCTTGCGGATAATGTTTATTCTTCGGGAACGGCAACTCCACTACGTCAATTGCCTGTCCGGCAAGGTATAACGGTTGAGTTAAGGCAATTAAATAAATCACCCTACCATTCACTGAATTATCGCTTAACACGGAGCCATAGTTTAACAACAATGCCAACCATTCACGAGCCTTCTGCTCTGAATTAAC from Aggregatibacter aphrophilus ATCC 33389 includes the following:
- the kdsA gene encoding 3-deoxy-8-phosphooctulonate synthase → MQNKLIQLGDIQIANDKPFVLFGGMNVLESRDMAIRVCEAYVEVTQKLGVPYVFKASFDKANRSSIHSYRGPGMEQGLKIFAELKQTFGVKVITDVHEIYQCQPVAEVVDIIQLPAFLARQTDLVEAMARTGAIINVKKPQFLSPGQVGNIVEKIAECGNDKVILCDRGTNFGYDNLVVDMLGFSVMKNVSKGCPVIFDVTHSLQCRDPFGAASGGRRAQVTELARAGMAVGLAGLFLEAHPDPNNAKCDGPSALPLDKLEGVVRQMKAIDDLVKSFPELDTAN
- the prmC gene encoding peptide chain release factor N(5)-glutamine methyltransferase, translated to MNYQQWLQQATQALNQANSSENGRVDALVLLQSATQKSRAFILAFGETVLEKKTLEKLTALLSRRLKGEPIAYLLGEKEFWSLPLAVSEKTLIPRPDTEVLVEKAVEIAIEKLQKCDQHSPSFRILDLGTGTGAIALALASELKFVTQKQQIQLDIIGVDFLPEIVELARTNAKKNQLNVHFLQSHWFDNVRGQFDVIVSNPPYIDNNDEHLNQGDVRFEPLSALVAEEGGYTDLRHIIEHAPQYLTENGYLLLEHGWQQGEKVRSIFQMNLWQDVETCRDYGNNERVTLGRWANISDK
- a CDS encoding RDD family protein; amino-acid sequence: MLVEEPNKRKDAERGLVFNPRDKTISPSREFAQNHKKQSNEAKLQKSKAAYQISHPIESYVYEKAPFWRRVLAVLINILLFYLFMIFSIFFHNKGDVSRILITVFPYFVFQLFFIFRYGQTIGKRIMGLFILNAETRKKIGAFHYLMREGGSLIRMLNPFSFLVTLFSTTYANSIIVQKVTRKK
- the prfA gene encoding peptide chain release factor 1; this encodes MKPSIITKLESLKERYEELEALLGDASVISDQDKFRAYSKEYSQLEDVVKCFNRWNQLNSNLEEAKILLDDPEMKEMAQMEIEESEAELTEVEQQLQILLLPKDPNDEYNCYLEIRAGTGGDEAGIFAGDLFRMYSRYAELKRWRVEVLSENESEQGGFKEIIALVSGDGVYGQLKFESGGHRVQRVPKTESQGRIHTSACTVAVMPELPESEMPEINPSDLRIDTYRASGAGGQHINKTDSAVRITHIPTGMVVECQDERSQHKNKAKALSVLASRLVQQEQDKLAQEQADTRRNLLGSGDRSDKIRTYNYPQGRVTDHRINLTIYRLDEVMNGKIDELIQPIITEYQADQLATLSEQN
- a CDS encoding outer membrane lipoprotein — protein: MKKIAVVVLMALGMVGCANQDIYGGNVYSSEQAKEARSISYGTIVSTRPVKIQADNQGVIGTVGGGAIGGIAASGIGGGTGQVLATAIGAVAGAVIGSKVEEKASQVSSLEMVIRKDDGKEIVVVQKAEPNLVPGARVRIVGGSRLNVSAL
- a CDS encoding VOC family protein translates to MSFHLPHEMFQNQTALLADLQDFEQKIQALAEAIHLDLTKYEIDHLSLRVNSEQKAREWLALLLNYGSVLSDNSVNGRVIYLIALTQPLYLAGQAIDVVELPFPKNKHYPQETWEHIEVVVPFLTGETEAEWLARIKNLFLRNQFEGLKVKTSEPKADGEKLVNLSVAISFSDQNHNHICIKVHPYSIKQIIGAV